The following proteins are co-located in the Cetobacterium ceti genome:
- a CDS encoding peptidylprolyl isomerase: MAIRRFRQKMKPVVWIITILFLGSLIAGYAMSFRRTDEAQRVAYDLNGKEIDGYEVARGINGFVNNYTNYLGEHADRELLTVLAFNETINKQLTLNMAKELKIEVPSSEIKKEYEKVEKQFPDNEQFKRALASQGYTRTTLKKEIEDNLLIQNTLEYLKGNASVTPEDIKNYYNENQYTLFVGKTLEEATPQIESSLKEEKGLNEYLMLLARARKNMKLTDVSEQYKQYAPKVEYTLDGFEVTNYDLAKGTINALMVTQGNMEEAKKIAKDGINKQIEIAKVAQSKGIELPKDLPFDYAMTQYQKALLNKLKSEVKYTDKDLEAYFTKNKAKYDILPSANANIAILTIKPSEEDKALAKEKAEKILKEVTPENFAEMAKKYSEGPSAPNGGDLGSFTKGQMVKPFEDAAFTGEVGKVYPKLVETQFGEHIIYIESRDDATGTVKARHILIIPKASKETITKENAKIKDIIGKLEKKEITFSDLTGTDGINFSKEVKNISDTGYIPGLGYNEALAKAIFNTPIGQVKSINEKDNYFIFDKLSEVEYKAAQFNDVKNKVISDYVNEKAQEEMNKISQ, from the coding sequence ATGGCTATTAGAAGATTTAGACAAAAAATGAAACCTGTAGTATGGATAATAACAATATTATTCCTAGGATCATTAATTGCAGGGTATGCAATGTCATTTAGAAGAACTGATGAAGCTCAAAGAGTTGCCTATGATTTAAATGGAAAAGAAATTGACGGGTATGAAGTAGCAAGGGGAATAAATGGATTTGTAAATAACTATACAAACTATTTAGGAGAACATGCAGATAGAGAACTATTAACAGTTTTAGCTTTTAACGAAACTATTAATAAACAACTTACATTAAATATGGCAAAGGAATTAAAAATAGAAGTACCTAGTTCAGAAATAAAAAAAGAGTATGAAAAGGTAGAAAAGCAGTTTCCTGATAATGAACAATTTAAAAGAGCGTTAGCGTCTCAAGGTTACACAAGAACTACTTTAAAAAAGGAAATAGAAGATAATCTTTTAATTCAAAATACTTTAGAGTATTTAAAGGGGAATGCTTCTGTAACTCCAGAGGATATAAAAAATTATTATAATGAAAATCAATATACATTATTTGTAGGAAAAACTTTAGAAGAAGCTACTCCTCAAATAGAATCTTCTTTAAAAGAGGAAAAAGGATTAAATGAATATTTAATGCTACTAGCAAGAGCTAGAAAAAATATGAAATTAACAGATGTATCTGAACAATATAAACAATATGCACCTAAAGTTGAATATACTTTAGATGGATTTGAAGTTACAAATTATGATTTAGCTAAGGGAACTATAAATGCATTAATGGTTACTCAAGGAAATATGGAAGAGGCTAAAAAAATAGCTAAAGATGGAATTAATAAGCAAATAGAAATAGCTAAAGTTGCTCAATCAAAAGGAATTGAATTACCAAAAGATTTACCGTTTGATTATGCAATGACTCAATATCAAAAAGCTTTATTAAATAAATTAAAATCTGAAGTAAAATATACAGATAAGGATTTAGAAGCGTATTTTACTAAAAATAAAGCAAAGTATGATATATTACCATCTGCAAATGCTAATATAGCTATTTTAACAATTAAACCTTCAGAAGAGGATAAAGCATTAGCTAAAGAAAAGGCTGAGAAAATTTTAAAAGAGGTTACTCCAGAAAATTTTGCAGAAATGGCTAAAAAATACTCAGAGGGACCAAGTGCTCCAAATGGTGGAGATTTAGGATCATTTACAAAGGGACAAATGGTTAAACCTTTTGAAGATGCTGCATTTACAGGAGAAGTAGGAAAAGTTTATCCTAAATTAGTAGAGACTCAATTTGGTGAACATATAATTTATATTGAATCTAGAGATGATGCTACAGGAACTGTAAAAGCTAGACATATTTTAATTATACCAAAAGCTTCTAAGGAAACTATAACTAAAGAAAATGCAAAAATAAAAGATATAATTGGAAAGTTAGAGAAAAAAGAAATTACTTTTAGTGATTTAACAGGAACAGATGGAATTAATTTCTCTAAGGAAGTAAAAAATATAAGTGATACTGGTTATATACCTGGATTAGGATATAATGAAGCATTAGCTAAGGCAATTTTTAATACTCCAATTGGGCAAGTTAAATCAATAAATGAAAAAGATAATTATTTTATATTTGATAAATTATCAGAAGTGGAATATAAAGCTGCTCAATTTAATGATGTAAAAAATAAAGTTATTTCTGATTATGTAAATGAAAAAGCACAAGAGGAAATGAATAAAATAAGTCAATAA
- the dnaG gene encoding DNA primase: MKYRAEDIDFLANNLKIEEVVGEVVSLKKSGANYKGLCPFHQDSNPSFIVSPTKNICKCFVCGAGGNPIKFYADYKKINFIEAAKELSEKYKIPIREIKIRENQENNLYYEIMNSAHTYFSEQIFLNSGREALEYLSKRKINPQFIKKYGIGFASNSWNGLYDHLILKGYKEEDILELGLCKKGDKGIYDIFRNRVMFPIYSPNGKVIAFGGRTLEDRKDIPKYINSPETPIFKKGKNLYGITDRGSNIRKKNYSILMEGYMDVLSGHSYGFDVALAPLGTALTEDQGRLLKGYTNNIILAFDMDEPGKMATERAIFILKNLGFNIRVLHLEGAKDPDEYLKAYGKDEFLKEVKESLEAFDYLYKIYSKEYNLEDLMAKQKFIERFKEFFQNIENHLEKTLYLDKLSKNLDISIELLKEILIENNKKFKHRRTYEEKQVEKPILKNNSKSYDLEELTMAIIIGKLEYYRLLKNKPIKLSLWRKFSQYLDFLEENSMDTQNNIVKDILKLGVLTEDEEKKLIDISLIAFNDYSKPVDINKGIVEILSSWFKLEIKEALKTRRDIMKTMGLRRIEENLKNIHGNVSELQDLYENFLRLTKS, encoded by the coding sequence ATGAAATATAGAGCAGAAGATATAGATTTCTTGGCAAACAACTTAAAAATAGAAGAAGTTGTGGGAGAAGTTGTATCTCTAAAAAAAAGTGGAGCCAACTACAAGGGACTTTGTCCTTTTCACCAAGATAGTAATCCCTCATTTATAGTAAGTCCAACAAAAAATATTTGCAAATGTTTTGTTTGTGGCGCTGGAGGGAATCCAATAAAATTTTATGCAGACTATAAAAAAATTAATTTTATAGAAGCGGCGAAAGAATTATCAGAAAAATATAAAATTCCTATTAGAGAAATAAAAATAAGAGAAAATCAAGAAAATAATTTATATTATGAAATTATGAATAGTGCTCATACATATTTCTCTGAGCAAATATTTTTAAATTCTGGTAGGGAAGCTTTAGAATATCTTTCAAAAAGAAAAATTAATCCTCAATTTATAAAAAAATATGGAATAGGTTTTGCAAGTAATTCTTGGAATGGATTGTATGACCATTTGATACTAAAGGGATATAAAGAGGAAGATATATTAGAGCTAGGTTTATGTAAAAAAGGAGACAAGGGGATATATGATATTTTTAGAAATAGGGTAATGTTTCCTATTTATTCACCAAATGGAAAGGTTATAGCCTTTGGTGGACGTACCTTAGAAGATCGAAAAGATATTCCTAAATATATAAATTCTCCAGAAACTCCTATTTTTAAAAAGGGAAAAAATTTATACGGAATAACAGATAGAGGTTCGAATATAAGAAAAAAGAACTATTCTATTTTAATGGAAGGATATATGGATGTTCTTTCAGGACATTCCTATGGATTTGATGTGGCCTTAGCTCCCTTAGGAACTGCTTTAACAGAGGACCAAGGAAGATTGCTAAAGGGATATACAAATAATATAATATTAGCCTTTGATATGGATGAACCAGGTAAAATGGCCACAGAAAGGGCTATTTTTATATTGAAAAATTTAGGCTTTAATATAAGAGTACTTCATTTAGAAGGGGCAAAAGATCCAGATGAATATTTAAAAGCCTATGGTAAAGATGAATTTTTAAAAGAAGTAAAGGAATCTTTAGAAGCCTTTGATTATCTATATAAAATTTATTCTAAAGAATACAATTTAGAAGATTTAATGGCAAAACAAAAATTTATTGAAAGATTTAAAGAATTTTTTCAAAATATAGAGAATCATTTGGAAAAAACTTTATATTTAGATAAATTATCTAAAAATTTAGATATATCTATAGAGCTATTAAAAGAAATATTAATAGAGAATAACAAAAAATTTAAACACAGAAGAACCTATGAAGAAAAACAAGTAGAAAAACCAATTCTAAAAAATAATTCTAAAAGTTATGACTTAGAGGAATTGACAATGGCTATAATTATTGGTAAATTAGAGTACTACAGATTATTAAAAAATAAACCTATAAAATTATCTCTGTGGAGAAAATTTTCTCAGTATTTGGATTTTTTAGAAGAAAACAGTATGGATACTCAGAATAACATAGTAAAAGATATATTAAAATTAGGTGTATTAACAGAGGATGAAGAGAAAAAATTAATTGATATTTCTCTTATTGCTTTTAATGACTATAGTAAGCCTGTAGATATAAATAAAGGAATTGTAGAAATTTTAAGTTCATGGTTTAAATTAGAAATAAAAGAAGCATTAAAAACTAGACGAGACATAATGAAAACAATGGGACTTAGACGTATTGAAGAGAATCTAAAAAATATACATGGGAATGTAAGTGAATTACAGGACCTCTATGAGAATTTTTTAAGATTAACCAAATCATAA
- the rpoD gene encoding RNA polymerase sigma factor RpoD — protein MKEFIKNEKVLALLRKAMENKVITYEEINEELESDFPPEKIEFLINGMAEQGIDIVPRAELEKKNSAKEKKKKIIIPKIEKDDDDEDEVVDSRRRDLDEFGFNPEDLEEVPEDELSNEDLFSITGDMEVDEPIKMYLREIGQIPLLSHEEELSYAKKALEGDDFSQQQLIEANLRLVVSIAKKHTNRGLKLLDLIQEGNIGLMKAVEKFEYSKGYKFSTYATWWIRQAITRAIADQGRTIRIPVHMIETINKIKKEARIYLQETGKDATPEVLAERLGMEVEKIKSIQEMNQDPISLETPVGSEEDSELGDFVEDNKMLNPYELTNRTLLREQLNDVLKTLSSREEQVLRYRYGLDDGSPKTLEEVGKIFKVTRERIRQIEVKALRKLRHPSRRKKLEDFKV, from the coding sequence ATGAAGGAATTTATAAAAAATGAAAAGGTATTAGCTTTACTTAGGAAAGCTATGGAAAACAAAGTAATAACCTATGAAGAAATAAACGAGGAATTAGAATCAGATTTTCCTCCAGAGAAAATAGAGTTCCTAATAAATGGAATGGCAGAACAGGGAATAGATATAGTTCCTAGAGCTGAGTTAGAAAAAAAGAATAGCGCAAAGGAAAAAAAGAAAAAAATAATTATTCCTAAAATAGAAAAAGATGATGATGACGAGGATGAAGTTGTAGATTCAAGAAGAAGAGACTTAGATGAATTTGGTTTTAATCCTGAAGATTTAGAAGAAGTTCCTGAGGATGAATTATCAAATGAAGATCTTTTCAGCATAACAGGGGATATGGAAGTAGACGAGCCTATAAAAATGTACCTAAGAGAAATAGGACAAATTCCTTTATTAAGTCATGAAGAGGAGTTATCTTATGCTAAAAAAGCTTTAGAAGGAGACGACTTTTCACAACAACAACTTATAGAAGCCAACCTAAGATTAGTTGTAAGTATAGCAAAAAAACATACAAATAGAGGATTGAAACTACTAGATTTAATTCAAGAGGGTAATATTGGATTAATGAAAGCGGTTGAAAAATTTGAATATAGTAAGGGATATAAGTTCTCTACATATGCAACATGGTGGATTAGACAAGCTATAACAAGAGCTATCGCTGACCAGGGAAGAACAATAAGAATACCAGTACATATGATTGAAACTATCAATAAAATTAAAAAAGAAGCTAGAATTTACTTACAAGAAACAGGAAAAGATGCAACACCTGAAGTTTTAGCTGAAAGATTAGGAATGGAAGTTGAAAAGATTAAGTCTATTCAAGAGATGAATCAAGACCCAATATCTTTAGAAACACCAGTTGGTAGTGAAGAGGATAGTGAATTAGGAGATTTCGTAGAGGATAATAAGATGTTAAATCCTTATGAGTTAACTAATAGAACTTTACTTAGAGAGCAACTAAATGATGTATTAAAAACTTTAAGTAGTAGAGAAGAACAAGTTTTAAGATATAGATATGGATTAGATGATGGTTCTCCAAAAACTCTAGAGGAAGTTGGAAAAATATTTAAAGTAACTAGAGAGAGAATAAGACAGATTGAAGTAAAAGCCTTAAGAAAATTAAGACATCCAAGTAGAAGAAAAAAATTAGAGGACTTCAAAGTATAA